Genomic segment of Dromiciops gliroides isolate mDroGli1 chromosome 3, mDroGli1.pri, whole genome shotgun sequence:
ATCGCTCAGACCGAACCTGGAAAGTGGGGTTTGGTAGGAGGGTGTGGGCCAGGGGACCCCAAGGCTTTCCCATTCCCTGAGATGCCTCCTTCTTCCCCTGAGCAGGGACAGCTAACCTGGGTCAAGAATGGGGATGGCAGATGGAGGAGGCAGGAGACAAGATAGAGGCAGAAGAGGTGACGATCGATGCCCTCGCCAGTCAGGGCTGCCCGACACAGAGCCCAGTGCTTCTCTGCTGCCACTCGGAAGAGGGCCAGGCGCTGGGCAtcctgggggggggaagggcaccTGGAAGTCATCATCCTCCAGGGCTCCAGGAcacacatggggggggggggggcggtcacAGGAGAGCCACCTACCGTCAGCCCTGGGTCCTCCATAGCTCTGACAAAAGCACAGGTCTCCAGCGTGCAGGACCGGAGGGTCTCTGTGCGGCCCTCACAAAACAATCTTGTCACACAAGCCTCGTAGGTCAGACAGAAGCTGCCTTGGTCCTGGTGGGCCAGAAAGAGGGGAGGCATTGGCCCAGGCACAGATGCCCAGCCCATCTGTACCCTCCCAGTCTACACTGCCTGCCTCCCCAGCCAGACCACCCTCCCAGTCTACACTGCCTGACTCCCCGGCCAGACCACCCTCCCGGTCTACACTGCCTGACTCCCCGGCCAGACCACCCTCCTGGTCTACACTGCCTGCCTCCCCAGCTAGATCAACCACTCTGTTGATACTGGCCAGCCTACACGTCCCTCTCTGCGGTCCCCACCACGCAGCTCACCCACACCACACACTAGTCTGTTTCCCTCTTTGATCTCACAGTGACCATCTACAGTGGTCTCGCAGCTGCATCGTTAACCCTatgtaacatacatatatatatttatatatatacccCCCCATTCTCCCAGGGGTGCTGACCCGAAATCTAGCCAGCTGCAGGGCCAGCTGCACAAAGCTGCTTCCTGGGGTGTGGCAGCGCCGGGTGAATCCTCTCCCAAAGTGGGTGAATGGGAGCACGTGGCATTCGGTGTCCCTAGCCAAGGCCTGGGCCTTCTGCAGAGCTGGGGGGATGGAGGTGGCCACCTGCCCAGGACAGAGAGCACCATGAGGGGACCGGGCCAGGCCAGAGACGCAGACCAGCAGAGAGAAGACGCCTGTGGGCGGGGTGCCAGCCTGGCTCTCACCTCCTCGGGCACAGCCCACAGAAGCCGCTCAGGCGGTCCCACCGTGGGGCTGGGGGTCCCCCTGCAGTGCCCATCAGCCGTGTAGCCAAGCTCAAAGCACTCGGCAGCCAATACAgcctgggaggaagaagagagaagctcGTCAGGATCCCAGCTTAGGTCGGCCTTCCCTAGGACCCCGGCCCCTCGCCCCCAGGCTGCCCTCAGGGACTGGCCCCCACAGAGACTGGGCTCCGAGGGGCCTCTCTGGGACGTCTGATGGGGGACAGCCATCTCCAGGAAGCTTCTCGGGGTCTTGGGAGTTTCTGGGGCACAGCAACCATGCCTCCCACAGGTGCGAAGGGACAGGGGTGTCGGCCCAGGCGTGCTCCACGTTCAGCCCCATGCGTCCATTGGCAAAGACCACGAGGTTCAGAGATTTGTCCAACCACCTGTGGGGCGGCAGCAGGAGAGGCCTGGCAGGGAGGTCTTTGCCGAGGCCGGGGAAGTGGTGGGGCTGGGGGCCTGACGCCTGccgggaaggaggaagaggaggtccTGGGGGTCTGGGAGGGGTATGAGGCCTGGCAGACAGGAAGTACTAGGAGATgcggactggggtgggggtgggggacccTGGGGGAGGGTAGGAAACCTGGGGCATCTGGGAAGGGGTATGTGgactgggatggggagggaaaccAAGCCTGGATGGGCATGAGGATGAAGGGGATGGACTCAGGCCTGGCCAGGGGCTGGGGCACAGGGCTCACCTGCTGTGGCCAGTTCCCACCAGCAAGGAGCGTGCTAGCTCATCCAGCAGCACCTCAGGGGGTGTATTGGAGGACCCCGGGGTCTCCTCCAGGCACACGAAGAAGGCGGCATTTTCCACCATCTCCAGAGCAGCCCGTGTGCTCCTGTCCCCGGCCTGCAGGGAGGCCCGAGCCTGAGCCCACAGGGCCCTGGCAGGCCAGGGGCTGGGGTCAGGGCGGGGCCAGACCCCCTGACCCTGTGGCCCTCAGCCCTGCGGGAGCCCTGCTCACCTGGGGGCAGCCGTCAGAACGGCCAGATGCTCTTCCAGGGGCCTGGCAGGAGTCGTGTCATCTAGGATGCGCTGAAACTTCTGTTCCAGGACACGGGGGCTCAGCAGGCGGCCCCCAGGCCCCCCATGGGTTCCCAGTCGGAAGAAGCGGCCCTGGTGCAGGACGGCCACATGGCGGCTGCGGCTATCCCTGACATGACACAGCTGGTCTGGGGAGGAGGTCATTGGTGCCCAGGGTCAGAGGGCAACATCAGGGAATTGGACAGTCAAATGCTCCAAAGGATTATGAAAATCAGCATCGACAGGAGACCTTTTACAAGTCACAAAGGGTTTAACCAGCAAATGGGAGCACTGGAATCTCTCATTGCTGATGTTACAGAGAAGGAACCGAGGGTCCTAGAAAGCAGGCCCCTGGCACAAGGCCCAGTAGCCAGCAGGTGCTAAAAAAATGCTTGCTAACTGATTCCCCAGGAGCACACTGCTTGTAAACACCAGGTaggacttcctaactccaaacgTAGCACTCTCTCCATTAGGCTAGAAGGGCAGGGGGCACTGGGCTTGGGGACCGGAGGTCACAGTATTCCCTACCTCTGGAGACCCCCGGGACCCGAGTGGTGTTGAACATTTGCCGGTACTGGGCTGAGCACAGGGGGCGCATCCCCAGCACTGTTGCCTAGACCAGAGGAGGGGGGAAGCCGTATGAAAAGGGAGCTCGCCCAGCTTCTGAGTCATTCCTGGGCTGGGCTGGAGCCCCCTCCCAGCCTCTTACAGGCTCAATCTCCCCGCGGCTAAGCTGCTCCCGGAATCTCATCATGGCATACACAGCGTTACCAGCTCGCGCAGCCTGCAGAGGCGTAGGGGCCTTGGAGAGGAAGTCCTGTGGGAGAAGGTGAGGCAGGCTGCAGCAGGCATGCCTAGGACACCCTCTCTCTTCCatgtcctggcttcctttaagactcaactaggggggggcagctaggtgacacagtggatagagcaccggccctggagtcaggaggacctaagttcaaatccagcctcagacacttaacacttactagctgtgtgatcctgggcaagtcacttaaccccaattgcttcactaaaaaaaaaaaaagactcaactaggggcagctgggtggtgtagtagatagagcaccggccctggattcaggaagacctgagttcaaatccagcctgagacacatcacttactagctgtgtgaccctaggcaagtcacttaaccccaattgccctgccaaaaaaaaaaaaaaaaagattcaactaGCCCGTCCCTTGTGCAGGAGGATATTCCCAGGCCCCCTTAGCCCAGAGACTCCCTCAGAGACCACCTAGAACTACAGTTGTCTCAACCTCATCTTCTGCGTTAAAACAAAAGTTCTGTGAGGGCAGGGCCCccattcttgcctttctttgtatccccagaagcTGGAGTGGAACCTCTTAAAAGATGCTTGCAAACTGACGTAGCAAACAGAACCTGGGCTTGGTCACCAGTCACTTGGCCAGGGATAGGAAAGTCAGCGGCTAGGAGGAGGGGGCTCACCAGGATGTAGAAGTTGCTGTTGCCCAGTAGGGGGCTTCGGGAGCGCAGGTAGATGTACTCTTCCCACCAGTCACTCACCTGGGAAAGGGAAAGCCGGATCAGCCAGTGTCCCGGCCCCCAGAGCCATGGGGACACACGGGGGTACAGAAACACGGCACTCACATAGTTGGCTGAGCACCAGGCCTTGAGGCCCAGAAGAGCTTGCAGCCGGGGGGCCTCCGTGTGTAGGAATGTCTGGGCCTGGCTGCTCAGGTCCCGAAAATCCTTGTCAGACAGCAGTGGCCGCACAGACTCCAGGTACTGGGGTATATATGCCACCCTGGTCATCTGACACTGTGGCTCTAAGGGCCCAAGCCCTTGGGTCCCTGACTCCCTGGGTCCCCAAGTCCCCATGCCCCTGGTTCCCCATAACTGACTCCCTGGGTCCCCAAGTCTGCCTACCCATGGGTCCCCATAACTGACTCCCTGGGTCCCCAAGTCCCCCCACCCATGGGTCCCCATAACTGACTCCCTGGGTCCCCAAGTCCCCCTACCCATGGGTCCCCATAACTGACTCTCTCAGTCCCCAAGTCCTCACATCCCCGGGTCCCCACACCCCTTGTTCCCCATATCTGACTCCCTGGGTCCCCAAGTCCCCACACCCATGGGTCCCCATAACTGACTCTCTCAGTCCCCAAGTCCTCACATCCCCGGGTCCCCACACCCCTTGTTCCCCATATCTGACTCCCTGGGTCCCCAAGTCCCCACACCCATGGGTCCCCATACCCCTGACTCTTAGGGTCTCTGATTCTTGAGTATCGGGGATGGGTCTCAGGTCTGCTCTGCCCACCTTGGCCACAGTACCCTCTGCAGAGGGCAGGGGTAGGCAGGGAAGGGAACGTTGGTATGTGTAGAGTGTCGGGCCACGGCCGGAGAAGATCCTGACCAGAGCCTGGAGGGGGCAGGAAGCACCGGGCCCTGACCCagacccttcccccttccttcaggtcccccacccccaccaagacaaagcagagacagagacagagaaaaacggACACAAAGACCGACGGGGGTGGCCAGGGTTGGAAAGCCGGGCCCCAAGGCTCTTCATACCAGCCAGGAGCGCGTGGGCAAGGACAGGGTCCCACGAGTCTCACTCAGCCAGCCCTGGTAACGGAGGAGGAGCCGCAGTACCACATGCAGGGTCAGCAGCAAGGCCATCCAGAGGCCCCCGGCGAAGATGGTGGCCGCCAGAGCCCCCTGGAAGCCTGGGAGCCAGCGCACACCCCTGAGGAGAGGGGACCAGGCTGGGGCTCAGCCCCGAGGCCACAGACGCGATGGCCAGGATTCTGAGCTTAGGAGTGGGTAgatcacccccaccccagcccgcAGCCTTGCCTGGGCCCTGCCCAGAGGAAGGTCAGTGCTTAGAGCTCTACAGAGAAACTAGGGGTAGGGGGTAGTGAAACCTGGGCCTGGCGGGGCCTGAGCCCTGGGGAGCCTCACCAGTCTGGGAGGCTGGCCTTGATCCAGTCCACCAGCCCCAAAGAGGGGTCCAGCTGCATGAACCGTGAGCCCTGGATAGCGGCGAGGAGGAAGAAGCCACTGGCAAGGCCAGCCGGGCAAGCTCCGCATAGGACGTCGTCCTGCCGGGACAGAAGCCGCGGGCTGGCTCCCCGGGACTCCCGGAGATGGCCAGTGGGGTTTCTCACAAGTGGctttgagggggcaactaggggTTCCCCAAAGGGAGCTACGACCCAAGAGACCCCTAAAAAGCCTGGCTGTTGGCCCCTGGAAGAAGGGCGGGCATGGGCAGGCTGGTGCACACGGGTGCTGGGGAGCTGAAGTGCGCAGGTTGGCCGGCAGGATGGTGATGGGGGCGGAGGGGGCGGGGGGGATAGGCAGGACAGCTGGTAGGGCCGCTGCCCTCCCCTTACCCTGCACCGGGCCAGGCTCCGCTTCCAGGAGCGCAGCCCAGCAAGACCGACTTCCTTCAAGGCTGGATTCCACCACTGTCCTGGAGTCCCCTGGCCGAGGTCTAGGCGGAAGGCCGCTGCCTGACGGGCCTCGGCCATGGTGCCCTGGGACCCAGGGAGAGAGACCACGCGTTGGCCCTCATCCCCCACCACAGCCCCTAGGACCTTTGACTACAACTCCCATGAGGCTGTGGGGACCTCAAAAGGCTGCCCGTCACCAGGCTACTGCAGAGCCTGCAGGGAGCTGTAGTTTGGGGCCGCCAAAAGGGGCTGGATCAGCACCCCaagtgcctccccccccccagttcagGGAATAGAGAAAGGGCAGCCCTGGACCCCACCCCATGCTGATGCCAGTTAACTATTTAGCAGCTTCAGGAAACcaaggggtggggctgggggggtcAGCTAGAAAAAGGGTCGCACCCATCTTGATAGCATTGAACTGGttaagtggggagggggaacagaAAATAGTGCAGGCTTGTTCACCACGCATACTCAGAAGCCTGAACTGCTGAGAGCCCGTGGAGGAGGGGCAGGCATCCCAGTGATGGAGATCCCCCCGTGTaccgtccccccccccaactagcACCTACAGATCCAGAACCCCAAACCCGGAACTTTAGGCGCCGCCGATGTCTGCCCCTCCCAAGCCACAGCCCACCTTGGGGTCTCCCCTCCaattccccctccaccccccagaaCCCGAGCATCCCTTCCTCCAGCTTCTGGTCCCCAGCTACCCTTTCGACTCGCTACTCACTGCGCTTGGAGATCTCCGACAGGAAAGGACCCCCCCCCTCTTGCCGATGGAACCCCGagctctccccccgcccccgccccctttCCTTCTGCGCCTGCGCCCCGatatcctcttcccccttcctcacgTCACGCACAAGGGGATGCGCCTTTCTCCAGCCCCCGTAGACTCCCCGCGCATGTGCGTGCCCTGTCTCTCCCAatccagcccccccaccccccaccccaggtgcATCGTCCTTGCAGTGAGGGATGGAGGCACTGACACGGACACGCTGAATATGGACTTTATTCGCTGCCCATCTCAGGGGTCCGGGGGTCGCGGTCAGTGGGAAGGCTCCCTGAAGGGGGCGCCCCGCCAGTGCACAAGCGCTGCCGGTCGACCAGGTGCCCAGCAGGCAACCACCGATGGGCGCgcggggtgggggaaggggtcccccctcccccatctacaTCTCGGGATCCTCCCTGTGCTCCCCCCCACCTTGCAGCTTGGAGTAACCAGGATCTCACCGGGGGTCGCCAGGACCCAGAAGAGAAGGGCGAGACCCTGAGCTGCCTGGGTGGGAGGTTCCATCCACAGGGACGGAGAGGCCTCACAGGTGTTACTCTCCCCGCAGCCGGGAAACCCTGCCCCATCCCCTGAAGAATCCacagggggagggcaggggaacAGTGAGACAGGAGGAGATAGGCCGCCCATTTGGGGGCAACTGAGGCAGTATTTGGACAGGCCCCCTCTCAACTCCCTACTGAGGCCTGCTAGTCTGTGGCTTagtagagccccagccctggactGAGGACGATGTGGGTTAAAATGCTGGCctcaacagctgtgtgaccctggacaagtcacctcaccccgtttgcctcagtttcctcacctataaaatggggtgaaggaaacagcaaacgactccagtatctggcaagaaaaccccaaatggagtcagttGGACATAGCTCACAAGAGAAGCCATTTGTGGGGTGGTCTGAGACCCTTTTGTGAACATAAACCTGGGCTGTCACTGGGGGCAGTGAGTGTAGAAGAGCtcccttgggggagggaggttggGGAGACCGCAGGGCTTCTGGACTGATGACAGGCTCTTCCTGGCTGGCTGGGACAAAGCCCCTGAAAGCATGGGGCTGGTCAGCGCGGACTGAGGCCCGTGTCCCCAGATGCCACACAATTGGCACACGCCGGCGAGGATGACCCAGAGGGAAGGAGGTTCTAACCTTGGAGCTCCTGATGGGTGACAAGGAGGACCCCAGAGATGTGGCCCAACCCTCCCCATGCCCGGCCCAAGCTCTGCTGCCCAGGTCCCAGCTGACGGTTTATTGTCATGAATGCAACCATATAAAAACATAAGTTATGAAAAACACAGTCACGATGTCACCCCTGGGCTCCTCACTCACCCATGGGAGGGAGCAGGGCATGGGCGTGGGGGTAGAGGACAGAGTACAGGGAAGGGGCTGGGGCCCCCGGGGTGAGGGCCGGctcctggggtggggtgggccgACCAGCTTGGGCAGGGGCCCATGGGAACGGCCTGGGGCCGGCTCAGCGCATCCGGTAGTCAGTGGAGCAGGAGAGCTCACACAATTGCCCTTTGAAGTCCAGGTCGATGGTGAAGTCGAGGTCTCGCTACAGGGGGAACATGGAAGTGTGAAGAAGGGGGAGCCCCCAATCACCAACCCCGCCCCCATCCCAGGAAACGGGGGCTCAGAAGCCTCACACACCTgagtcaagagacctgaattccaatcctgccCTGGCCTCCATGGCACATACAGCCCCAGACCGTTCTCCCAACTGCCCCTGGCCTGCTGCCTGTTCATAGAATGGGGGGAGCCAAGTACCCAAACCCAGGACTTTTGTTCCTCCCTTCCAACGTTCCACTGTGGGCTGGCCCCTGCTAGGCTCTAAAACTCTCCCACTCCCTGCTTACATTGTTCTTGGCGTTGGGCCGCATGCCAATGGTGCCAAAGATCTCCTCGCCTGTCTTCACCGTGAGGTAATCCTCCATGTAGAAGACAGTTTGCTTCCAGTGTGTGTAAGGGGACTCAGGACCTGGGCAAGGGGGGACGAAGCAGGAGGTCAGAGAGGCCGTGTTCACCCTCCCACGGGTCCCTAGCCGGCCTAGCCCAGTCATCCATTCCTCCCATAAAGGACGCCGGCTGGCCCAATATGGCCAGTCCTCAAGGTGCCCCTTCCAAAAGGATTCCCAGACTGTCTCTAGCCCCCAATTCTGGGGCCCACAGCTTGGAATTCAGGACACCACCTGCCCAACAGACTTTCCTGGGCCACTGGGTGGGGTCTCAGACCCCAGGCTGTAGCATGTCTGGGTCCTGGAGCTCACCAAGGATAGCAGATACCAATTCTCACTTGAGTGACCTTGAGAAGGCCGGTGCCCTCCTCTCTCGGGGTCTGGCCTCAGTGTCCCCCATCGGGAGGACTGGCTCtggctccctcccccccccccaccccggctcACTTGTGGAGAAGCCCGTGCGCTTGTGGCACCGGGTGAACTCAATGTTGAAGTAGGCGACCAGAGCATGGACATAGTCGTTCCTCTTCACTTGCAGACAGAAAGGAGAGGTGAAGGTAAGGTCGTCCACGCGCACTGTGTAAATGTCCACCTCCTGCCGAGGGACAGAACTTTAGGTCGTGATCTCCCAGCTCCCCCTTGTTCCCAGGCCCAGAGAGACGCCGAGCAGCCCAGATGCCCGCACTAGCCCACAAGGCCCGCACACGGCAGGCCGCTTGAGCTGGGAGATGCTGGAGCCGACTTCAGAGCCTGGCTCACAGCTCACTGACAGCCCCCAGCCCCGGCCGATGCCCGCGCCCCGCCAcccgccccccccgccccccgcgcACCTTGATGAGGCAGGCGTTGGTCACCAGCTGCTTGGGGTCTACCACGTCCACGAGAGGCTCCTTGATGGCGACGTCCTTGATACATGACATGTCAAAGCCGTAGACATTCTCCCACCCTGAAAGATGCAGAGAGTCGTGCCCGCCCCAGAGCGCCCCCTCCCAGGCCTCCCCCTAGCTCCCCACCCACGCGCCACACTCACAGTGAATCTTGTAGTCCTTGTATTGCCGGTCCTCAATGGCAGTCACGTACAGTGTGGCGCGGTCAGGGAAGATGAGCCCATCAGGGGCCTGTGGGGAGAGGGGTCCAGGTAATGAGGAAGAAGCAGCAGGGTccctgggatggggggggggggcatgaagggggaaggggagtgggagGTGGGTCCCCAGGATAGGGGGGATGGGGAGTGGGAGGTGGGTCCTCGGGAtgggggggatggaggggggaaggagagtggGAGGTGGGTCCCCGGGAtgggggggatggaggggggaaggagagtggGAGGTGGATCCccgggatggggggggggaggggagtgggaggtGGGTCCCCGGGAtgggggggatggaggggggaaggagagtggGAGGTGGGTCCccgggatggggggggggaaggagagtggGAGGTGGATccctgggatgggggggggaggggagtgggaggtGGGTCCCCGGGAtgggggggatggaggggggaaggagagtggGAGGTGGGTccctgggatggggggggggggtagtggaACAGGGTCAGGGGGCCTCACCAGCCACTTGTCCCGGGCATGGAGGACAGTGTTGAGCATGGACTCGTAGAAGAGGCAGTATCCCATCCACTCGCTGATGATCACGTCTACCTTATCCACAGGAAGCTCCACCTCCTCCACCTTCCCTTTGATGATGGTCACCACTGTGCACAGGGTCAGGGCTCAGCACCTGGGTCAGCCAGGcagccctccccgccccccaggcCCGGCGGCTCACCGTGGTCAAGCTTGTTGGCCTTGACGATCTTGACGGCGTAGTCGGAGATGCTGGAGCACTCGATCTAGTTGGGAAGGGGTGGGGTCAGCGGCGGTCTcagcctccccaccccccgcCTGCCCACTGGCTCCCTGACTCACCCCGATGACCTTCCGGGCCCCGGCCTTGGCAGCAAACATGCAGAGGATGCCGGTGCCCGAGCCCACGTCCAGCACCACCTTGTCCTTGAACAGGTGCCGGTTATGGAACATGGAATTACGGTAAGTGAGCGTCCGTACCTCGTCCTTGAGCATCTCCTGTGAGCGCAAGGGAcacagagggagaaaggagatggaatcTGGGGCTAGCCGGGAGCCTCTCTCCGGGGGGCCTGGGGACCACAGGGACTCCCCCCCACCCAGAGCCCCAACAGTGCCCAGGGCCTGCCTTGAGAGGGCAGCAGAGAGCAGAAGGCTCGCACATGCTCAGAGGCCTCcagggtgagggagagggggCTGGGGAGATCCCCACTGCACTTGTACAGGGCCTGCCACACGGGGGAGCCCCCCTCACCTCGTGGATGCCAAAGTGGGCATAGGAGTCGAAATAATAATCCTTGGACGTCATGTCTTCCGCATTGGGCTTCTCACTGCTCTCGGGCTGTGCGCAGGACACCTGGGTTGGGACAAGGGGGtcactttttgggggaggggtgccaCTATCCCAATATTCATTCTTTCCTACAAGAGTCCTCAAGGGACCCCCCCCCAACACAGCTCCAGGGGCTGTTTCCCTCCCCCATGCCAAGCCTTTGAAAGCTCCCATCTTCATCCCACCCCTACAatccctgtctcagtttccccccaGAGGCCCCTGATACCTCATCGGCGCCTACTCTCCAATCTCTAGCTCAGCCCACAgccgggggttgggggggaacACTGGGTAACACTTGGGGTCTGGGAATGGGGGAGTGGAGCGGATTTGGAAAAAGGGGCTGCTGGAGGCAGAGTTAAGGAAGATTTTTGCCTGGGCTTTGAGAGGAATTATCATAGAGGAAGATGGCATTCCTAAGCAAGAGGGTGAGCCTTCCATCAGACCCTGCTATACCAGGGTGATTAGAGACGTCCTGGCGGCACTGCCCCCCTTTAAAGAGGGCCTGGGTGACAGCAGAACCAAGGGAGTCATGTTCCCAAGGTCACATCAGCCCCACTTGACAAGAGTCAAAGCCGGGCTAAGCCCAGCCTTTATTTAGAGGGGCCGGCCTGAGGCCAGAGTCTGGAGGGGGTAGCCTCAGCTGTGCTGCATCCCCCTCATCTCTCCTGGGAGAAAGACAAGGATCGTTCTCCTAACCGCAGGCCAGGCCCAGCAAGTGGACGGTCACCCAGTCCCTTTGGGGACTAGAGGAAAATCCTCTCAGGGCACTCACAGTTGAGCCTAAAGATGGGATCAGAGCCAATCTTGCACCTGCCTCATTTTAGGGCTCAGAAAGGGGAAGAGCCGGTGACCACACAACCACGGACCTGCCTCACGGACCAGAGAGAACACTTAAAGACTTCATGGtccagaggggaaactgaggcatggagaaaagtgactttccccaaggtcacaatgAAAGGGGGAGCAGGgatggggaagggtggggaggctcacaaaaggatatttacttctTCAAGTGGAGGCTGGAGGCTCATCCCATTAGCCAAGGTGGCCACAAAACTCTAGGAGAGAGTAACAGGGAGAGACGGTTAGCTCCCGGGGGGGGGCCAGGCTCAGGGACTCTGGGGGAcaagtggggaggggtggggggagaggggtcccccccagccccagctgcggCTG
This window contains:
- the CPT1C gene encoding carnitine O-palmitoyltransferase 1, brain isoform isoform X2, with translation MAEARQAAAFRLDLGQGTPGQWWNPALKEVGLAGLRSWKRSLARCRDDVLCGACPAGLASGFFLLAAIQGSRFMQLDPSLGLVDWIKASLPDWGVRWLPGFQGALAATIFAGGLWMALLLTLHVVLRLLLRYQGWLSETRGTLSLPTRSWLALVRIFSGRGPTLYTYQRSLPCLPLPSAEGTVAKYLESVRPLLSDKDFRDLSSQAQTFLHTEAPRLQALLGLKAWCSANYVSDWWEEYIYLRSRSPLLGNSNFYILDFLSKAPTPLQAARAGNAVYAMMRFREQLSRGEIEPATVLGMRPLCSAQYRQMFNTTRVPGVSRDQLCHVRDSRSRHVAVLHQGRFFRLGTHGGPGGRLLSPRVLEQKFQRILDDTTPARPLEEHLAVLTAAPRALWAQARASLQAGDRSTRAALEMVENAAFFVCLEETPGSSNTPPEVLLDELARSLLVGTGHSRWLDKSLNLVVFANGRMGLNVEHAWADTPVPSHLWEAVLAAECFELGYTADGHCRGTPSPTVGPPERLLWAVPEEVATSIPPALQKAQALARDTECHVLPFTHFGRGFTRRCHTPGSSFVQLALQLARFRDQGSFCLTYEACVTRLFCEGRTETLRSCTLETCAFVRAMEDPGLTDAQRLALFRVAAEKHWALCRAALTGEGIDRHLFCLYLVSCLLHLPSPFLTQVRSERWKLCTSQSPTRQPQLFDPASHVDYAFCGGGFGPMMMAMVCLTSSWERV
- the CPT1C gene encoding carnitine O-palmitoyltransferase 1, brain isoform isoform X1, whose translation is MAEARQAAAFRLDLGQGTPGQWWNPALKEVGLAGLRSWKRSLARCRDDVLCGACPAGLASGFFLLAAIQGSRFMQLDPSLGLVDWIKASLPDWGVRWLPGFQGALAATIFAGGLWMALLLTLHVVLRLLLRYQGWLSETRGTLSLPTRSWLALVRIFSGRGPTLYTYQRSLPCLPLPSAEGTVAKYLESVRPLLSDKDFRDLSSQAQTFLHTEAPRLQALLGLKAWCSANYVSDWWEEYIYLRSRSPLLGNSNFYILDFLSKAPTPLQAARAGNAVYAMMRFREQLSRGEIEPATVLGMRPLCSAQYRQMFNTTRVPGVSRDQLCHVRDSRSRHVAVLHQGRFFRLGTHGGPGGRLLSPRVLEQKFQRILDDTTPARPLEEHLAVLTAAPRALWAQARASLQAGDRSTRAALEMVENAAFFVCLEETPGSSNTPPEVLLDELARSLLVGTGHSRWLDKSLNLVVFANGRMGLNVEHAWADTPVPSHLWEAVLAAECFELGYTADGHCRGTPSPTVGPPERLLWAVPEEVATSIPPALQKAQALARDTECHVLPFTHFGRGFTRRCHTPGSSFVQLALQLARFRDQGSFCLTYEACVTRLFCEGRTETLRSCTLETCAFVRAMEDPGLTDAQRLALFRVAAEKHWALCRAALTGEGIDRHLFCLYLVSCLLHLPSPFLTQVRSERWKLCTSQSPTRQPQLFDPASHVDYAFCGGGFGPADDDGYGVSYIFMGESMITFHISCKVSSPDTDSRRFGQHIQDAMLDVAALFGLGIGPSTRAQPGEAAREDKTSMKTPGGPEPQQ
- the PRMT1 gene encoding protein arginine N-methyltransferase 1 isoform X1, producing MAAAAEATNCIMESFVATLANGMSLQPPLEEVSCAQPESSEKPNAEDMTSKDYYFDSYAHFGIHEEMLKDEVRTLTYRNSMFHNRHLFKDKVVLDVGSGTGILCMFAAKAGARKVIGIECSSISDYAVKIVKANKLDHVVTIIKGKVEEVELPVDKVDVIISEWMGYCLFYESMLNTVLHARDKWLAPDGLIFPDRATLYVTAIEDRQYKDYKIHWWENVYGFDMSCIKDVAIKEPLVDVVDPKQLVTNACLIKEVDIYTVRVDDLTFTSPFCLQVKRNDYVHALVAYFNIEFTRCHKRTGFSTSPESPYTHWKQTVFYMEDYLTVKTGEEIFGTIGMRPNAKNNRDLDFTIDLDFKGQLCELSCSTDYRMR
- the PRMT1 gene encoding protein arginine N-methyltransferase 1 isoform X2, whose protein sequence is MTSKDYYFDSYAHFGIHEEMLKDEVRTLTYRNSMFHNRHLFKDKVVLDVGSGTGILCMFAAKAGARKVIGIECSSISDYAVKIVKANKLDHVVTIIKGKVEEVELPVDKVDVIISEWMGYCLFYESMLNTVLHARDKWLAPDGLIFPDRATLYVTAIEDRQYKDYKIHWWENVYGFDMSCIKDVAIKEPLVDVVDPKQLVTNACLIKEVDIYTVRVDDLTFTSPFCLQVKRNDYVHALVAYFNIEFTRCHKRTGFSTSPESPYTHWKQTVFYMEDYLTVKTGEEIFGTIGMRPNAKNNRDLDFTIDLDFKGQLCELSCSTDYRMR